The window TGATAAGGTCGTATCACCGGTCCAATGAGATTTACAATGCCATGGTGTTAAGGGGTTATGATACCAGCGGTGGTTCAATTGAGATATAAATGGGATGCAGTTAAGGGAGAGGAACATGGTTGTTTTTGAAAATGTCAGTTTTGGGTATACCCATAAGAAAGTTCTCAAGGCAGTTAATCTTAAGATAAAAAAAGGACAATCTGTAGGCATTGTTGGTGCTAATGGAGCAGGAAAATCAACCCTCATAAAATTGATGACAGGTCTAATCATACCCACAGAGGGACGTGTTCTAGTAGATGGTATGGATGTTTCATCAAAGGCTATTAAGGCCATAAGAAAAAAAGTAGGTTATACCTTTCAAGATCCTAATCACCAACTTTTTATGCCCACTGTTTTTGAAGATGTGGCTTTTGGTCTAAGACAAGAAGGCCTGTCAAAGAAGGAAGTAGAAGACAGGGTTAGAAAAATACTGAAAGAAGTAGATGCTTTGCATCTTTCTGACAGGCCATCATATACTTTATCAGGTGGGGAAAAGCGAACCATAACCTTGGCCACAGCCTTATCGACCAATCCAGAAATACTCATTCTGGATGAACCATCTATTGGGTTAGACCCAAGGTCAAGAAGAGGCTTAATAAGGTTATTAACCACAAGAAATGAAACCAAAATCATCACAACACATGATATGGATATGGCTTTAGATTTGTGTGACCGCATTATTGTTTTATATGAAGGTAAGATACAGGGTGATGGAGAACCCATGACCATATTTAAGAATAAAGCATTATTATGCCAAAGCCACCTTGAATTGCCTTTGAGGATGCAAGGATGTCCAGTCTGTTCTAAGTAATTGGTTAAAAAGGAGAATGATATGAAAGTATTATATTATGATGTATTTTGCGGTATAAGCGGTGATATGCATCTGGGTGCATTACTTGATTTAGGTGTTAAAGAAGATTATTTAAAAACAGAACTCAGAAAACTGAATATTGAAGAGGAATACGATATTGTTGTGACAAAAGGCATGAAATGTGGTATCAGTGGAACAAGGGTGGAAGTCATTCTTCATCATGATAAAGGATCCCAAGAAGGCAATCATCCTCATGAGCATAACCATGACCACCATCACCACCACGTTCATGATCATCAGCATGACGATACGCACCAACATGGACATGAACATAGCCATGATGATGCTCATGAACATGGACATAAACATAGCCATGATGATGCTCATGAACATGGACATAAACATAGTCACGACGATGCTCATGAACATGGACATAAACACAGCCATGACCATGCTCACCAGCATGGACATGAACATAGTCATAATGATGCTCATCACCATGGGCATGAACATAGCCATGAACATGCTCACAATCATAGCCATGACCATCATCACCATAGAAACTTTACCATGATTAAAGACATGATTAATAAGAGTACACTAAGTGATGGGGTTAAGGCGTTAAGTATTGAGATGTTTCGACTGGTTGCGGTAGCTGAAGGTAAAGTGCATAACAAGCCTATGGGAGAAGTTCATTTTCATGAAGTAGGCGCTACGGATTCCATTGTGGATATGGTAGGTGCGGCCATTTGTATTGATGCACTTCAAGTGGATAAAATCATAGCATCCAGTATTCAAGTAGGCGGCGGCTTTGTGACCTGTGCTCATGGGAAAATGCCCGTACCCGCACCAGCAACAGTAGAAATATTACAAGGTGTACCATTAAAATACAACCTTGTCCCCTTTGAGACGACTACACCAACAGGTGCAGCCATCCTCAAGGCTACTGTATCAGCGTATAAAGATGAACATGACATGCGTATCCATAAAATAGGTTATGGCTTGGGTTACAAAGATTTTGAAGTGCCAAATGCCTTACGTGTTTATTTGGGTGAAATAGAGGATGCACCTGGTGATTTGGTCATAGAAAACCAATACGTTATGGAAACAAATATTGACGATATGAATCCTGAAATCTTCACATACATTGAGCAAAAGCTCTTTGATGCTGGCGCACTGGATGTCTATAAGACACCTATTATGATGAAGAAAGGCAGACCAGCAGTAACATTAAGTATTCTGTTCTCAAAAGAAAATAGAGAAGCGCTCCAAAAAATAATGTTTACTGAAACATCATCTGGCGGTGTGAGGGAAACACAGGTTGTGAAATCCATGCTAAAGCGGGATTTTGTGGACGTTGAGACATCATATGGTTCAGTAAAAGTTAAAAACCTCTACTATGAGGGTAAATGTATTAAATGTAAACCTGAGTACGAAGACTGTGCAAGATTAGCTCATGAACAAGGTGTTCCCATTCAAGCAATCTATGATGCAGTGGAAAAAAAGGTGTGTGACGCGGATTGAGTGCTTATAAAAGACTATTGGCTTATATAGAAAAATTGGAGAGTGTAGCTGTTGCTTTTTCAGGCGGTGTTGATAGTACATTTTTAGCCTATGCAGTACGAGAGGCTCTTGGAGATAAGGCCGTTGCAATCACAGTGGATTCCCCTTATATACCAAGATGGGAAATTGATGAAGCTAAGGTATTGGCTAAAGAAATAGGTATACGCCATGTTATTTTGCCAGCAACCATCCATGAATCCATTGCACATAATCCATCCAATCGATGCTATTTATGTAAAAAAGTTATTTTCTCATCCATACTGGAAGAGGCAAAACGTCAAGGTGTCAAGGTAGTGGTAGATGGGTCCAATGTAGATGACACAAAAGACTATCGACCAGGACTTGCTGCTCTTCACGAATTAAATGTACGCAGTCCATTGATGGCTTGTGAGTGGACCAAAGAGATGATACGGGAATCATCAAAGGAAGTAGGATTAACAACCCATGATAAGCCAGCCTATGCTTGTTTACTCACCCGGCTTCCATACGATACAACCATTACCCAAGAAGAACTAGAACGCATTGAAAAGTCAGAAGTTTATTTAATGACACTTGGATTTCGAGCTGTTAGAGTCCGTTCTCATGGTCAGCTTGCTCGGATAGAAGTTGCAAGAAACATGAGGAAAAAGTTGTTTGATGAAGCATTATTAGATAAGATATCCCATACACTTAAAACTTATGGTTATGACTATGTGACCATTGAAGCTTCCG is drawn from Vallitalea pronyensis and contains these coding sequences:
- a CDS encoding energy-coupling factor ABC transporter ATP-binding protein, yielding MVVFENVSFGYTHKKVLKAVNLKIKKGQSVGIVGANGAGKSTLIKLMTGLIIPTEGRVLVDGMDVSSKAIKAIRKKVGYTFQDPNHQLFMPTVFEDVAFGLRQEGLSKKEVEDRVRKILKEVDALHLSDRPSYTLSGGEKRTITLATALSTNPEILILDEPSIGLDPRSRRGLIRLLTTRNETKIITTHDMDMALDLCDRIIVLYEGKIQGDGEPMTIFKNKALLCQSHLELPLRMQGCPVCSK
- the larC gene encoding nickel pincer cofactor biosynthesis protein LarC is translated as MKVLYYDVFCGISGDMHLGALLDLGVKEDYLKTELRKLNIEEEYDIVVTKGMKCGISGTRVEVILHHDKGSQEGNHPHEHNHDHHHHHVHDHQHDDTHQHGHEHSHDDAHEHGHKHSHDDAHEHGHKHSHDDAHEHGHKHSHDHAHQHGHEHSHNDAHHHGHEHSHEHAHNHSHDHHHHRNFTMIKDMINKSTLSDGVKALSIEMFRLVAVAEGKVHNKPMGEVHFHEVGATDSIVDMVGAAICIDALQVDKIIASSIQVGGGFVTCAHGKMPVPAPATVEILQGVPLKYNLVPFETTTPTGAAILKATVSAYKDEHDMRIHKIGYGLGYKDFEVPNALRVYLGEIEDAPGDLVIENQYVMETNIDDMNPEIFTYIEQKLFDAGALDVYKTPIMMKKGRPAVTLSILFSKENREALQKIMFTETSSGGVRETQVVKSMLKRDFVDVETSYGSVKVKNLYYEGKCIKCKPEYEDCARLAHEQGVPIQAIYDAVEKKVCDAD
- the larE gene encoding ATP-dependent sacrificial sulfur transferase LarE — its product is MSAYKRLLAYIEKLESVAVAFSGGVDSTFLAYAVREALGDKAVAITVDSPYIPRWEIDEAKVLAKEIGIRHVILPATIHESIAHNPSNRCYLCKKVIFSSILEEAKRQGVKVVVDGSNVDDTKDYRPGLAALHELNVRSPLMACEWTKEMIRESSKEVGLTTHDKPAYACLLTRLPYDTTITQEELERIEKSEVYLMTLGFRAVRVRSHGQLARIEVARNMRKKLFDEALLDKISHTLKTYGYDYVTIEASGYTMGSFNQQIGK